One window of the Ammospiza nelsoni isolate bAmmNel1 chromosome 17, bAmmNel1.pri, whole genome shotgun sequence genome contains the following:
- the SNN gene encoding stannin translates to MSITDHSPSTGVVTVIVTLIAIAALGALILGCWCYLRLQKLSQSEDEESIVGEGETKEPFLLVQYSAKGPCVERKAKLTPNGPEAHS, encoded by the coding sequence ATGTCCATCACAGatcacagccccagcacgggAGTGGTGACTGTCATCGTTACCCTGATCGCTATTGCGGCTCTGGGAGCGCTGATTCTGGGCTGCTGGTGCTACCTGCGCCTGCAGAAGCTCAGCCAGTCTGAGGATGAGGAAAGCATTGTGGGTGAGGGAGAAACCAAAGAGCCCTTTCTGCTGGTGCAGTACTCTGCTAAAGGACCCTGTGTGGAGAGGAAAGCTAAGCTAACTCCAAATGGCCCAGAAGCACACAGCTAA